A window of Hevea brasiliensis isolate MT/VB/25A 57/8 chromosome 14, ASM3005281v1, whole genome shotgun sequence contains these coding sequences:
- the LOC110645285 gene encoding ankyrin repeat-containing protein At5g02620-like, with translation MADSHALPETQLASEINDQLERKDIITFMDAKWYNAAAEGQINPFRHYTDPLDLLRTPNQNTVLHVYITAVQNETEESTEFVKLVSRKCPSLLAEPNIKGETPLHIAARFGHKNIVEFLIHSIKKAQFEDLERGAEASTSDKMLKKTSTDEDTALHEAVRNNHPQVVEILIRENPEFANTANAAGESPLYLAAVRENTSIASKILEICLSPAYTGPNGRTALHEAVISGDADLTRKILDKNSSLTREQDKEGWTPLHYASYFNLLPIVEMLLEDDNKSAAYIGENYGKTPLHIAILNGNSHLKVVEKIMSDCPDCCDLIDNRGRNVLHFAVESGSFEGMRLITEKPSLANLINQKDKKGNTPVHLVAALGFEDCCLTEHHLVDKKAVNNKNLTALDVVLETKHKSKLPLPGLTARFLKNAGYKRGRPVIQLKSPDSVSIVDNELIRIFEETSKSHQIVATLIATVTFAAGFTVPGGYSNNDGPDEGTAILTRRSAFKTFLVTDTLALTLSISVVLIHFLLALQPSKRKIFFLFTWAFIFTVVAMELMVVAFVTGVYAVMPHSSSGLAATICVIGSCFALLYFYLLKFTLCD, from the exons ATGGCGGATTCCCATGCGTTGCCCGAAACCCAATTAGCATCTGAGATCAATGATCAGCTCGAACGAAAAGACATAATCACTTTTATGGATGCTAAATGGTACAATGCTGCAGCAGAAGGCCAAATCAACCCGTTCAGACATTACACAGACCCTCTAGATCTTTTGCGTACCCCAAATCAAAATACAGTCCTGCATGTTTACATCACAGCAGTACAAAATGAAACGGAAGAATCCACTGAATTTGTGAAATTAGTTAGCAGAAAGTGTCCATCGCTGCTAGCTGAGCCCAACATCAAAGGTGAAACCCCACTGCACATTGCAGCAAGATTCGGGCACAAAAATATAGTCGAATTTCTtattcatagcatcaaaaaggctCAATTCGAAGACCTTGAGAGAGGCGCAGAGGCATCAACAAGTGATAAGATGCTGAAGAAGACAAGCACAGACGAAGACACGGCCTTACATGAGGCTGTGAGAAATAATCATCCTCAAGTGGTGGAAATATTGATTAGAGAAAATCCTGAATTTGCGAACACAGCTAATGCCGCAGGAGAAAGCCCGCTTTACCTTGCAGCGGTGAGAGAGAACACTAGCATTGCTTCTAAGATATTGGAGATATGTCTCTCACCTGCATACACCGGTCCCAACGGTAGAACAGCTTTGCACGAAGCTGTGATAAGTGGAGATGCAG ATTTGACAAGAAAAATACTGGATAAAAACAGCAGTCTGACCAGAGAACAAGACAAAGAAGGATGGACTCCGCTGCATTATGCTtcctacttcaatcttcttccaATTGTGGAAATGTTACTTGAAGATGATAACAAATCTGCTGCCTATATTGGCGAAAATTATGGAAAGACACCTCTTCATATTGCAATTCTCAATGGCAATAGCCATTTAAAGGTGGTGGAAAAAATTATGTCAGACTGCCCAGATTGTTGCGACCTGATTGACAATAGAGGCCGGAATGTTCTCCATTTTGCTGTGGAAAGCGGCAGTTTTGAAGGAATGCGACTTATTACTGAAAAACCTTCCCTGGCCAACCTAATCAATCAGAAAGATAAAAAAGGGAACACTCCAGTCCATCTAGTCGCTGCTCTTGGCTTTGAAGATTGTTGTCTTACAGAACACCACCTAGTAGATAAAAAGGCCGTCAATAATAAGAATTTAACCGCTCTGGACGTGGTGCTAGAAACGAAGCATAAAAGCAAATTGCCATTACCG GGATTGACAGCAAGATTCTTAAAGAACGCTGGATATAAAAGAGGTCGGCCTGTAATCCAGCTGAAATCACCTGATAGCGTGTCAATAGTTGACAATGAGTTAATCCGTATATTCGAGGAAACAAGTAAATCCCATCAGATAGTAGCCACTCTCATAGCAACAGTAACTTTTGCGGCAGGTTTCACCGTACCTGGCGGTTACAGTAATAACGATGGCCCTGACGAAGGAACAGCAATTTTAACTAGAAGATCAGCCTTCAAAACTTTCCTTGTAACCGATACCCTTGCGTTGACCCTCTCCATTTCTGTTGTGCTTATCCATTTCTTATTGGCATTGCAACCAAGCAAAAGAAAGATCTTTTTTCTATTCACTTGGGCATTTATTTTCACTGTTGTTGCTATGGAACTAATGGTGGTGGCGTTCGTGACTGGTGTGTATGCAGTGATGCCACATTCCTCATCAGGTCTTGCGGCTACCATTTGCGTCATTGGAAGTTGTTTTGCCTTATTGTATTTCTACCTACTCAAGTTTACTTTGTGTGATTAA